A genomic stretch from Alloyangia pacifica includes:
- a CDS encoding adenylate/guanylate cyclase domain-containing protein, giving the protein MTIAAINEQLLRAIGVGVALLDLQSLRLRFCNDTFRGWFGEIEVGSKLLEQFQDFDTEALRAALAAEGRYTTETTFRLRRRTMTVAMDFNRALDEDEPIAVLVCQNISRIKELESMIDSYSMMVERNTREIKREKEQVEKLLLNMMPRSVYEEYKTFGIVTPRLYDPVSVVCIDFVGFSEMVSAHEPGVIVSELNDIYTAFDRIGEQFGCARIRAVGDLYIGVAGLPDPTEDHAQAAANAAIRFMRYLNQRNGSHPIQWSCRVGIAAGAVVGSVVGVQKYIYDVFGPAVITAGQLRYKAEPMTISGNRAVVERLGDAFTAAEAGSITRSDGSEETVFRIAAEMRAPQER; this is encoded by the coding sequence ATGACCATCGCCGCGATCAACGAGCAGCTGCTGAGGGCGATCGGGGTCGGGGTGGCGCTGCTCGATCTGCAGAGCCTGCGCCTGCGCTTCTGCAACGACACCTTCCGCGGCTGGTTCGGCGAAATCGAGGTGGGTTCGAAGCTGCTCGAGCAGTTCCAGGATTTCGACACCGAGGCGCTGCGTGCCGCGCTCGCCGCCGAGGGGCGCTACACCACCGAGACGACCTTTCGGCTGCGCCGCCGGACGATGACCGTGGCGATGGATTTCAACCGCGCGCTCGACGAGGACGAGCCGATCGCGGTGCTGGTGTGCCAGAACATCTCGCGCATCAAGGAGCTGGAGTCGATGATCGACAGCTACTCCATGATGGTCGAGCGCAACACCCGCGAGATCAAGCGCGAGAAGGAGCAGGTCGAGAAGCTGCTGCTCAACATGATGCCGCGCTCGGTCTACGAGGAATACAAGACCTTCGGCATCGTCACCCCGCGGCTCTACGATCCGGTCTCGGTGGTCTGCATCGACTTCGTCGGCTTTTCCGAGATGGTCAGCGCGCATGAGCCGGGGGTGATCGTCTCGGAGCTCAACGACATCTACACCGCCTTCGACCGCATCGGCGAGCAGTTCGGCTGCGCGCGGATCCGGGCGGTGGGGGATCTCTACATCGGCGTCGCCGGCTTGCCCGATCCCACCGAGGACCACGCGCAGGCCGCGGCCAATGCCGCCATCCGCTTCATGCGATACCTGAACCAGCGCAACGGCAGTCACCCGATCCAATGGTCATGCCGCGTCGGCATCGCCGCGGGGGCGGTGGTCGGCTCGGTGGTCGGCGTGCAGAAATACATCTACGACGTCTTCGGCCCGGCGGTGATCACCGCCGGACAGCTGCGCTACAAGGCCGAGCCGATGACCATTTCCGGCAACCGCGCGGTGGTCGAGCGGCTCGGTGATGCGTTCACCGCCGCCGAGGCGGGCAGCATCACGCGCTCGGACGGCAGCGAAGAGACGGTTTTCCGCATCGCCGCCGAGATGCGCGCGCCGCAGGAGCGCTGA
- a CDS encoding group I truncated hemoglobin: protein MEKSLFDKYGGFSVVSKIVLDLYDRLLDDDDVGPFFDEIDMARIVDHQTKFVSSLMGGPASYTDDQIRKMHAHLEIHQRHFDKLQSLLRATLADHGVAPEDQVAILAAFEARRNLVTE, encoded by the coding sequence ATGGAGAAGTCCCTGTTCGACAAGTACGGCGGCTTTTCTGTCGTCAGCAAGATCGTCCTCGACCTCTACGACCGGCTGCTCGACGACGATGACGTCGGCCCGTTCTTCGACGAGATCGACATGGCCCGCATCGTCGATCACCAGACCAAGTTCGTCTCGTCGCTGATGGGCGGCCCGGCCTCCTATACCGATGACCAGATCCGCAAGATGCACGCCCACCTCGAGATTCATCAGCGGCATTTCGACAAGCTGCAAAGCTTGCTGCGCGCGACGCTCGCGGATCACGGCGTCGCCCCCGAGGATCAGGTTGCGATCCTTGCTGCCTTCGAGGCGCGGCGCAACCTGGTGACGGAGTAG
- a CDS encoding FAD-dependent oxidoreductase, which yields MTTETYDVLIVGARCAGAATALQLARSGVRVLLIDGARAGTDTMSTHALMRGAVMLLERWGLAEPLRAAGTPQIARTSFIYGAETLDIALRPEHCVKTLMAPRRHLLDRMLAEAAAEAGAELRYETRCAALIHDPQGRVTGARLTLADGTTREVSAGLVIGADGKRSRVARLVGAEVTRQARHTVACAYQYFSGLPNRGFRWHFTNGAAGGIIPTNDGGSCAFVALPEDSHAALRSAPVQALAARHMPRMAEDMAGAEPAEARVIFAGLKGYMRRCAGPGWTLVGDASWFRDPITAHGITDAFRDSELLAEAVKSGSLSSYESLRDRLSLPIFELSDRIASLDWTLDELADLHKQLNRAMKANQAWIAGARDEVRRVA from the coding sequence ATGACCACAGAAACTTACGACGTCCTCATCGTGGGCGCCCGCTGCGCTGGCGCGGCCACGGCCCTGCAGCTCGCGCGGAGCGGCGTCCGGGTCCTGCTGATCGACGGTGCCCGTGCTGGCACCGACACAATGTCCACCCATGCGCTGATGCGCGGGGCGGTCATGTTGCTGGAGCGCTGGGGCCTCGCCGAACCGCTCCGCGCGGCGGGAACCCCGCAGATCGCGCGCACGAGTTTCATCTATGGCGCCGAGACCCTCGACATCGCCCTCCGCCCCGAGCACTGCGTCAAGACCCTGATGGCGCCGCGCCGCCACCTGCTCGACCGGATGCTGGCCGAGGCCGCTGCCGAGGCGGGCGCGGAGCTGCGCTATGAGACACGCTGCGCGGCGCTGATCCATGACCCGCAAGGCCGGGTCACCGGCGCGCGGCTGACCCTGGCCGATGGCACCACGCGCGAGGTCTCGGCCGGGCTGGTCATCGGCGCCGACGGCAAGCGTTCGCGCGTGGCGCGGCTTGTCGGGGCCGAGGTCACGCGGCAGGCGCGCCACACGGTGGCCTGCGCCTACCAATATTTCTCGGGACTGCCCAACCGTGGCTTCCGCTGGCATTTCACCAACGGCGCCGCGGGCGGGATTATCCCAACCAATGACGGCGGAAGCTGTGCCTTCGTCGCGCTCCCGGAAGACTCCCACGCCGCGCTGCGCAGCGCCCCGGTGCAGGCGCTTGCGGCGCGCCACATGCCGCGGATGGCCGAGGACATGGCCGGAGCCGAGCCCGCCGAGGCGCGGGTGATCTTCGCGGGGCTCAAGGGCTACATGCGCCGCTGCGCTGGCCCGGGCTGGACGCTGGTGGGCGACGCCAGCTGGTTCCGCGACCCGATCACCGCCCATGGCATCACCGACGCCTTCCGGGATTCCGAGCTGCTGGCGGAGGCCGTGAAATCGGGCTCCCTAAGCAGCTACGAGTCCCTGCGGGATCGGCTCTCGTTGCCGATCTTCGAGCTTTCCGACCGTATCGCCAGCCTCGACTGGACGCTGGATGAACTGGCCGATCTGCACAAGCAGCTGAACCGCGCGATGAAGGCGAACCAGGCATGGATTGCCGGGGCGCGCGACGAGGTGCGGCGCGTCGCCTGA